One window of the Haloarcula halobia genome contains the following:
- a CDS encoding ABC transporter substrate-binding protein yields the protein MSRDHNRRTFLKRTGTVGTVGLLGGLAGCSTGGNGGGGDTPDVLMVVGYPQSGVQLFKDYYADYSDDDASILVTDGLQSGDLPGDVGNDMSNVRGTAPTSSGPGKDTFESLFLGEFDYDQAGVFTSQAYDASAVQILANLMAGANDGASIRDHMRVVANPGGTTYTPEQLPEAAEAAAAGENIQYEGASSAVDFDEAGDITTARYQVFGFTESGVETRETVDFGGSGDIPQPEPAGSGSGADRTVRLGVLQPETGDLGPLGVAIRDGALLPAIQLRDSIDQTIETQVGDTQSQAQAGIDAANSLVSAGFPSITGPAGSETTIQVARNVLVDNQVVGCSPSATSPAITGLEDDDFLFRTPPSDALQGQVLAQVATENLDGTTASTLYLNNSYGQALQQAFADAFENAGGTVAQQVSFESQQSSYTSQLNSAMSL from the coding sequence ATGAGTCGAGACCACAATCGACGCACGTTCTTGAAACGGACCGGAACAGTCGGCACCGTCGGCCTCCTTGGAGGGCTGGCCGGCTGTTCCACAGGTGGCAACGGCGGGGGCGGGGACACTCCGGACGTCCTCATGGTCGTCGGCTACCCACAGAGCGGGGTCCAGCTGTTCAAGGACTACTACGCCGACTACAGCGACGACGACGCCAGCATCCTCGTGACCGACGGCCTCCAGTCGGGGGACCTGCCGGGCGACGTCGGCAACGACATGTCCAACGTCCGCGGGACGGCCCCGACGTCGTCCGGTCCCGGGAAAGACACCTTCGAGAGCCTCTTTCTGGGGGAGTTCGACTACGACCAGGCCGGCGTGTTCACCTCGCAGGCCTACGACGCCTCGGCCGTCCAGATTCTCGCCAACCTGATGGCCGGCGCGAACGACGGGGCGTCCATCCGCGACCACATGCGCGTCGTCGCGAACCCCGGCGGGACGACATACACGCCCGAGCAGCTGCCCGAGGCCGCCGAGGCCGCCGCGGCGGGGGAGAACATCCAGTACGAGGGCGCCTCGAGCGCAGTCGACTTCGACGAGGCCGGCGACATCACGACCGCACGCTACCAGGTGTTTGGCTTCACCGAGTCGGGCGTCGAGACCCGCGAGACGGTCGACTTCGGCGGCTCGGGCGACATCCCACAGCCCGAACCGGCCGGCAGCGGTAGCGGAGCGGACCGCACCGTCCGACTCGGCGTGCTCCAGCCCGAGACCGGCGACCTCGGGCCGCTCGGCGTGGCCATCCGCGACGGCGCACTCCTCCCGGCAATCCAGCTGCGCGACTCCATCGACCAGACCATCGAGACGCAGGTCGGTGACACCCAGTCCCAGGCCCAGGCCGGCATCGACGCCGCGAACTCCCTGGTCAGCGCCGGCTTCCCCTCCATCACGGGCCCGGCGGGCTCCGAGACGACCATTCAGGTCGCCCGGAACGTCCTCGTCGACAACCAGGTCGTGGGCTGCTCGCCGTCGGCGACGTCGCCGGCCATCACCGGGCTCGAGGACGATGACTTCCTCTTCCGGACGCCACCGAGCGACGCGCTCCAGGGGCAGGTGCTGGCACAGGTCGCCACCGAGAACCTCGACGGCACCACGGCATCGACCCTGTACCTCAACAACAGCTACGGTCAGGCGCTCCAGCAGGCGTTCGCCGACGCCTTCGAGAACGCCGGTGGCACCGTCGCCCAGCAGGTCAGCTTCGAGTCCCAGCAGTCCTCCTACACCTCGCAGCTCAACAGTGCGATGTCGCTCTGA
- a CDS encoding DUF362 domain-containing protein, producing MDRSSLSVPESVVLEATGEQALPEMGVVEQVWETDPIDPADMEALTRQAVESLDWSEVPDGGEVAIGAGSRGIANLATIVGGVVAAVEALGYEPFVFPAMGSHGGATAQGQREKLEALGVTESSVGCEIRSSMDVVEVGRTAERDVPVVADATAVAADAILPVNRVKPHTDFDGAVESGLSKMLVIGMGKQRGAKIAHEWAVDWSFRNMIPEITEQLLEALPVVGGVAVVEDQHDDTAIVEGVRPSGFLDREAELLETAYDIMPTIPFDELDVVVVDRVGKDVSGQGMDTNVIGRRPFAINEPAPDRPDIKRIFARGLTETTHGNAMGIGSADFVHEAVLDELEAEKTLINAITASTVRGVRLPPVVETDRAGLTASLSTGGVVPADEARVLRVTDTMRLDRMYASTALLEAARDRDDLRVVREAAPVAFEDGQFAAPTPHQG from the coding sequence ATGGACAGGAGCTCGCTCTCGGTCCCGGAATCGGTCGTCCTCGAAGCGACGGGCGAACAGGCGCTGCCCGAGATGGGGGTCGTCGAACAGGTGTGGGAGACAGACCCGATCGACCCCGCGGACATGGAGGCGCTGACCCGCCAGGCCGTCGAGTCGCTGGACTGGTCCGAAGTGCCCGACGGCGGCGAGGTGGCGATCGGCGCGGGGAGTCGCGGCATCGCTAACCTCGCGACCATCGTCGGTGGCGTCGTCGCTGCCGTCGAGGCCCTGGGGTACGAGCCGTTCGTCTTCCCGGCGATGGGGAGTCACGGCGGCGCCACGGCCCAGGGTCAACGGGAGAAACTCGAAGCACTCGGCGTCACCGAGTCCTCCGTGGGCTGTGAGATACGCTCGAGCATGGACGTCGTCGAGGTGGGGCGCACGGCGGAGCGAGACGTCCCCGTCGTCGCGGACGCGACCGCCGTCGCCGCCGACGCCATCCTGCCGGTCAACCGCGTCAAGCCCCACACCGACTTCGACGGGGCCGTCGAGAGCGGCCTCTCGAAGATGCTGGTCATCGGGATGGGCAAGCAACGCGGGGCGAAGATCGCCCACGAGTGGGCCGTCGACTGGAGCTTCCGGAACATGATCCCGGAGATAACCGAGCAGCTGCTGGAGGCCCTCCCGGTCGTCGGCGGCGTGGCCGTCGTCGAGGACCAGCACGACGACACCGCCATCGTCGAGGGGGTCCGGCCGTCGGGCTTCTTAGACCGGGAGGCAGAACTCCTCGAGACCGCCTACGACATCATGCCCACGATCCCCTTCGACGAACTGGACGTGGTCGTCGTCGACCGGGTCGGGAAGGACGTCAGCGGGCAGGGGATGGACACGAACGTCATCGGCCGCCGGCCCTTCGCCATCAACGAACCCGCGCCGGACCGACCGGACATCAAGCGCATCTTCGCTCGCGGCCTCACGGAGACGACCCACGGCAACGCCATGGGCATCGGGTCGGCCGACTTCGTCCACGAGGCGGTCCTCGACGAGCTCGAGGCCGAGAAGACGCTCATCAACGCGATCACGGCGAGTACCGTCCGTGGGGTCCGCCTCCCGCCAGTGGTCGAGACAGACCGGGCCGGACTGACGGCGTCGCTGTCGACCGGCGGCGTGGTTCCGGCGGACGAGGCACGGGTGCTCCGCGTGACCGACACGATGCGACTGGACCGGATGTACGCCTCGACGGCGCTGCTCGAGGCCGCCCGTGACCGGGACGACCTGCGCGTGGTTCGGGAGGCAGCCCCCGTCGCGTTCGAGGACGGTCAGTTCGCGGCCCCGACGCCACACCAGGGGTGA
- a CDS encoding ABC transporter ATP-binding protein, with the protein MSQQAQRSDEVTLPAPDKSLLAVRDLDAGYGDLQVLSDVDMDVGDGEYVVIVGPNGAGKSTVMKSVFGLTTYMGGQVVFDGTDISRRSPDQIIHEGIGYVPQNENVFASLSVRENLEMGAYILDEVPEDRIERIYDRFPILRERSTQKAGTLSGGQQQMLAMGRALMLEPDLLLLDEPSAGLAPDLVSEMFDRIDTINDDGTAVLMVEQNAKEALRRCDRGYVLVQGQNRYQDEGETLLNDQQVRQDFLGG; encoded by the coding sequence ATGAGCCAGCAGGCACAGCGGTCCGACGAGGTGACGCTGCCGGCCCCCGACAAGAGTCTGCTGGCGGTCCGCGACCTGGACGCCGGCTACGGCGACCTGCAGGTCCTCTCGGACGTCGACATGGACGTCGGCGACGGCGAGTACGTCGTCATCGTCGGCCCGAACGGTGCGGGCAAGTCGACGGTGATGAAGTCCGTCTTCGGCCTGACGACGTACATGGGCGGACAGGTCGTCTTCGACGGCACCGACATCAGTCGACGCTCGCCCGATCAGATCATCCACGAGGGCATCGGCTACGTCCCCCAGAACGAGAACGTCTTCGCGAGCCTGAGCGTCCGCGAGAACCTCGAGATGGGCGCGTACATCCTAGACGAGGTGCCCGAAGACCGGATCGAGCGCATCTACGACCGCTTCCCCATTCTCAGGGAGCGCTCGACGCAGAAGGCGGGGACGCTCTCGGGCGGCCAGCAGCAGATGCTGGCGATGGGCCGGGCCCTGATGCTCGAACCGGACCTCCTCTTGCTCGACGAGCCCTCGGCCGGCCTCGCGCCGGACCTGGTCTCGGAGATGTTCGACCGCATCGACACTATCAACGACGACGGGACGGCCGTCCTGATGGTCGAACAGAACGCCAAGGAGGCGCTGCGACGGTGTGACCGGGGCTACGTCCTCGTCCAGGGGCAGAACCGCTACCAGGACGAGGGCGAGACGCTGCTGAACGACCAGCAGGTCCGCCAGGACTTCCTCGGCGGCTGA
- a CDS encoding ABC transporter ATP-binding protein, with product MSETETTAATDREFAVRSDDIADPLLEVDGLRKEFGGVTAVDGASFAVETGALTGLIGPNGAGKSTTFNCIAGIHTPTAGEVRFDGTDVTGLPPYTLAKAGLVRTFQIARELSEMTVLENVMLAPPDQVGESALRAVAPGLRAGVKDDERDVVDRAWETLEFFEIDHLAHENAGTLSGGQRKLLEMARVLMTDPEMVLLDEPLAGVNPTLEEKLLERIHELRADGLTFLLVEHDMGVIMNHCEHIIVMHQGAVLAEGDAATIQSDERVLEAYLGGDV from the coding sequence ATGAGTGAGACCGAAACCACGGCCGCGACGGACCGCGAGTTCGCGGTGCGCAGCGACGACATCGCCGACCCGCTGCTCGAGGTGGACGGCCTGCGCAAGGAGTTCGGGGGCGTCACCGCCGTCGACGGCGCGTCCTTCGCGGTCGAGACGGGCGCGCTCACGGGCCTCATCGGGCCGAACGGGGCCGGGAAGTCGACGACGTTCAACTGTATCGCCGGCATCCACACGCCGACTGCCGGCGAGGTCCGCTTCGACGGGACGGACGTCACCGGGCTTCCGCCGTACACGCTCGCGAAGGCCGGTCTCGTCAGGACGTTCCAGATCGCCCGCGAGCTCTCGGAGATGACGGTGCTGGAGAACGTGATGCTCGCCCCCCCGGACCAGGTCGGCGAGTCGGCACTCCGGGCCGTCGCCCCGGGGTTGCGCGCGGGCGTCAAGGACGACGAGCGCGACGTGGTCGACCGGGCCTGGGAGACCCTCGAGTTCTTCGAGATAGACCACCTGGCACACGAGAACGCCGGGACGCTCTCGGGCGGCCAGCGGAAGTTGCTGGAGATGGCACGGGTCCTGATGACCGACCCGGAGATGGTCTTGCTAGACGAACCGCTGGCGGGGGTGAACCCGACGCTAGAGGAGAAGCTGCTCGAACGCATCCACGAACTCCGCGCGGACGGGCTGACCTTCCTGCTGGTCGAACACGACATGGGCGTCATCATGAACCACTGCGAACACATCATCGTGATGCACCAGGGCGCAGTGCTCGCCGAGGGCGACGCGGCGACGATACAGTCCGACGAACGCGTGCTCGAGGCCTACCTCGGAGGTGACGTATGA
- a CDS encoding branched-chain amino acid ABC transporter permease, whose product MSEPTVRDRLDALPDIVLVGGYIVAIWLTLVVLARVVGGSQWPNLAAGFVGSVTVLIGAYAILTLALNLQWGYTGLFNIGVAGFMAVGAYTMAILTAPGDPGAGGVPGFGLPLVVGVVGGMVVAAVVGGLAALPALRLKADYLAIVTVALSEIIRLFVNWSGVAEITLFGATFGTGGATGISFAAPDDVVADLVTGVGGPFVSAAGAVGVSSPNVVNIAYGLALLAVVAGSYWVLTRLSNSPFGRVLKAIREDETVTQSLGKDTRLFKIKAFMIGCALMGLAGILFRGGAGYISPQQFRPAITFYVFAALIIGGSGSNTGSILGAATFSALLFYLPARIGENIPLGGGGSAGNIVEAVAALGALDPTPFVAYTVGNISTLRFVLIGVVLIYIIQNQPKGLLGHRNEPAASVDLNERRADSGGGHDE is encoded by the coding sequence ATGAGCGAACCGACGGTCCGCGACAGACTCGACGCGCTGCCCGACATCGTCCTCGTCGGCGGCTACATCGTGGCCATCTGGCTGACGTTGGTCGTCCTCGCACGCGTCGTTGGCGGCAGTCAGTGGCCGAACCTCGCGGCCGGGTTCGTCGGTAGCGTCACCGTCCTCATCGGCGCCTACGCGATTCTGACGCTCGCGCTCAACCTCCAGTGGGGGTACACCGGACTGTTCAACATCGGCGTCGCCGGGTTCATGGCCGTCGGCGCGTACACGATGGCGATACTGACCGCGCCGGGCGACCCGGGTGCCGGCGGCGTCCCGGGATTCGGCCTCCCGCTGGTCGTCGGCGTCGTCGGCGGGATGGTGGTCGCAGCCGTCGTCGGCGGCCTCGCGGCGCTCCCGGCGCTGCGGCTGAAGGCCGACTACCTGGCCATCGTGACCGTCGCGCTCTCGGAGATCATCCGGCTGTTCGTCAACTGGAGCGGCGTGGCCGAGATAACCCTGTTCGGTGCGACGTTCGGGACCGGGGGCGCGACGGGCATCTCGTTTGCGGCCCCCGACGACGTCGTTGCCGACCTCGTGACCGGCGTCGGCGGCCCGTTCGTCTCGGCCGCCGGGGCCGTCGGGGTCTCGAGTCCGAACGTGGTCAACATCGCCTACGGCCTCGCGCTGCTGGCCGTGGTCGCCGGCTCGTACTGGGTGCTGACCCGCCTCTCGAACTCGCCCTTCGGCCGGGTTTTGAAGGCCATCCGCGAGGACGAGACGGTCACGCAATCACTCGGGAAGGACACCCGCCTGTTCAAGATCAAGGCGTTCATGATCGGCTGTGCGCTGATGGGGCTCGCGGGCATCCTCTTTCGCGGCGGTGCGGGCTACATCAGCCCCCAGCAGTTCCGCCCCGCCATCACGTTCTACGTGTTCGCGGCGCTCATCATCGGCGGGTCGGGATCGAACACGGGCAGCATCCTCGGCGCGGCGACGTTCTCGGCGCTGCTCTTTTACCTCCCGGCGCGGATCGGCGAGAACATCCCGCTGGGTGGCGGCGGGTCGGCGGGCAACATCGTCGAGGCCGTCGCCGCACTCGGCGCGCTCGACCCGACGCCCTTCGTCGCGTACACGGTCGGGAACATCAGCACGCTCCGGTTCGTCCTCATCGGCGTCGTCCTCATCTACATCATCCAGAACCAGCCCAAGGGGCTGCTCGGTCACCGAAACGAACCGGCGGCGAGCGTGGACCTGAACGAGCGACGTGCCGATAGTGGAGGTGGCCACGATGAGTGA
- a CDS encoding branched-chain amino acid ABC transporter permease: MSIVDTVADGRRLFVARPGTAVIGAVVGFLVLDLVVKLSGTSVFFFGVKLLGGTLTVSSLASMVLDGILVGLAVGLAGIGLSMTYSILDFANFAHGDTVTAGAFIGWVAAYVVGGLGTGASLADLFMFGSGQQLSALTALGPVLLGLVVAGVGTVAVVLLVDRLTYRPMRDAGNISLLIASIGVALAMRYIIAFVFGTQTSGVATSGVQFVLLDLAGQRAVTITDNELALLVVAVALMLGVHLLLQRTKLGKAMRAMADNEDLALVSGIPTERVIRLTWILGGGLAGVGGYLLVLESGTISFNFGWILLLLIFAAVIVGGIGSIYGAMAGGVLIGLVDSLALIWLPSGLTRAAAFLVLIVVLLLRPSGIFGGVTTA; encoded by the coding sequence ATGAGTATCGTAGACACAGTAGCTGACGGTCGGCGACTGTTCGTAGCGCGGCCCGGGACGGCGGTTATCGGCGCCGTCGTCGGGTTCCTCGTGCTGGACCTCGTGGTGAAACTCTCCGGTACGTCGGTGTTCTTCTTCGGCGTCAAACTCCTGGGTGGGACGTTGACCGTCTCGTCGCTCGCGTCGATGGTGCTCGACGGCATCCTGGTCGGCCTGGCGGTGGGACTGGCCGGCATCGGTCTGTCGATGACCTACAGCATCCTCGATTTCGCCAACTTCGCCCACGGAGACACCGTGACGGCGGGCGCGTTCATCGGGTGGGTCGCCGCCTACGTCGTCGGTGGCCTGGGGACCGGTGCCTCGCTGGCCGACCTGTTCATGTTCGGCTCTGGCCAGCAGCTCAGCGCGCTTACCGCACTCGGGCCGGTCCTGCTGGGGCTGGTCGTCGCCGGCGTGGGCACCGTCGCCGTGGTGTTGCTCGTCGACCGACTGACCTACCGCCCGATGCGAGACGCGGGCAACATCTCCCTGCTCATCGCCTCCATCGGCGTCGCCCTCGCGATGCGGTATATCATCGCTTTCGTCTTCGGGACACAGACGAGCGGCGTCGCGACCAGTGGTGTCCAGTTCGTCCTGCTTGACCTGGCGGGCCAGCGCGCGGTGACCATCACCGACAACGAACTCGCCCTGCTGGTCGTCGCCGTCGCCCTGATGCTGGGCGTCCACCTCCTGCTCCAGCGGACCAAACTCGGGAAGGCGATGCGGGCGATGGCCGACAACGAGGACCTGGCACTGGTCAGCGGCATCCCGACCGAACGCGTCATCCGCCTGACCTGGATTCTCGGCGGCGGCCTGGCCGGCGTCGGCGGCTACCTGCTCGTCCTGGAGAGTGGGACCATCTCGTTTAACTTCGGCTGGATTCTCCTCTTGCTCATCTTCGCGGCGGTCATCGTGGGGGGCATCGGGTCGATATACGGTGCGATGGCCGGGGGCGTGCTCATCGGCCTCGTCGACAGCCTGGCGCTCATCTGGCTCCCGTCCGGGCTGACGCGCGCGGCGGCGTTCCTCGTGCTCATCGTCGTCCTGTTGCTCCGTCCGTCCGGCATCTTCGGGGGGGTGACCACCGCATGA
- a CDS encoding helix-turn-helix transcriptional regulator, whose product MPRPVAACAVGLLVLASIGAVPVAAGAQQNAAVQTPDGFDQTAFRVTVYENGSARWTIEHRTPLNNESERQQFEDYAAAFENNETQLYTNFVSQADVLTRVGTNATGREMDARNFRRSAAVDPIQSSGTVRMSFLWTNLAVVSGERVVVNDVFAGGFYIGPSQSLVFERGPSLAFTDAQPRPDSISQPDSLARSASVTWNGEQSFNDRRPFVEFGPRSAVGDGTTATDGETPGTDGTAAPPADSEPAWLMLLAVAAVVVLGLGGAVAWRSGAAASRGSDEGGDGGVVTAEPTPDREPAEPDVAEEELLTDSDRVVKLLEANGGRMKQVDIVDSTDWSKSKVSMLLSDMEEEGDISKLRVGRENIISLAGHEPDATKSPFDEE is encoded by the coding sequence ATGCCGCGCCCGGTCGCTGCCTGTGCCGTCGGCCTCCTCGTCCTCGCCAGTATCGGTGCAGTACCGGTAGCTGCTGGTGCCCAGCAGAACGCAGCGGTCCAGACACCGGACGGGTTCGACCAGACCGCGTTCCGCGTCACCGTCTACGAGAACGGGTCGGCGCGCTGGACCATCGAACACCGTACCCCGCTGAACAACGAGTCCGAACGGCAGCAGTTCGAGGACTACGCGGCGGCCTTCGAGAACAACGAGACGCAGCTGTACACGAACTTCGTCTCGCAGGCCGACGTCCTCACGCGGGTCGGAACGAACGCTACCGGGCGGGAGATGGACGCGCGGAACTTCCGGCGGTCGGCGGCCGTCGACCCGATACAGAGCAGCGGCACCGTGCGGATGTCGTTCCTGTGGACGAACCTGGCCGTCGTCTCCGGGGAGCGGGTCGTCGTCAACGACGTCTTCGCCGGCGGGTTCTACATCGGTCCCAGCCAGTCGCTGGTCTTCGAGCGTGGCCCGTCGCTCGCGTTCACGGACGCCCAGCCGAGACCCGACTCGATCAGTCAGCCGGACTCGCTGGCCCGCAGCGCCAGCGTCACCTGGAACGGCGAGCAGTCGTTCAACGACCGTCGTCCCTTCGTCGAGTTCGGGCCCCGATCCGCCGTGGGCGACGGGACGACAGCCACGGACGGGGAGACGCCCGGGACCGACGGGACGGCCGCTCCCCCGGCTGACAGCGAGCCGGCGTGGCTGATGCTGCTCGCGGTCGCTGCCGTCGTGGTACTCGGTCTGGGCGGTGCCGTGGCCTGGCGCTCCGGTGCGGCCGCGTCCAGGGGGTCCGACGAGGGCGGTGACGGGGGCGTGGTAACCGCCGAGCCGACGCCCGACCGGGAGCCAGCCGAACCCGACGTCGCCGAGGAGGAGCTGCTGACCGACAGCGACCGGGTGGTGAAGCTCCTGGAGGCGAACGGCGGTCGGATGAAGCAGGTCGACATCGTCGACAGCACCGACTGGTCGAAATCGAAGGTGAGCATGCTCCTCTCGGACATGGAAGAGGAGGGCGACATCAGCAAACTGCGCGTGGGCCGCGAGAACATCATCAGCCTCGCCGGGCACGAACCCGACGCCACGAAGTCGCCCTTCGACGAGGAGTGA
- a CDS encoding DUF6544 family protein: MVWSPGDGVPAGRRAALAVAGLLGTAGLVAAGIERRRFARDVDAQIDRLLTAGSVREGEFDRDDLDGVPAPVARYFDAVLEPGLPYTTAVRLEQTGAFRLGGADASWRPLAATQHYTSAPPGFVWDATIDLAPLLPVRVVDAYVDGAGVLEARVLSALRVARAGPSPEMDAGELLRYLAEAVWFPTALLPGSGVEWEAVSDSAARARLELLETTATAVFHFDDDGLVERVTGHRYRQAADEYAPWTGRFEAYRDRNGRLVPTRASVEWDLPDGPVPYWRGTLDAIEHRTERVRSAPRQATLSVR, encoded by the coding sequence ATGGTTTGGTCCCCTGGAGATGGCGTCCCTGCCGGCCGTCGGGCGGCGCTGGCGGTCGCAGGCCTGCTGGGCACCGCCGGACTGGTCGCGGCCGGTATCGAGCGACGCCGGTTCGCCCGCGACGTCGACGCACAGATCGACAGACTGCTCACGGCGGGGTCGGTTCGGGAGGGGGAGTTCGACCGGGACGACCTCGACGGGGTGCCGGCCCCGGTGGCGAGGTACTTCGACGCCGTCCTCGAGCCCGGCCTGCCGTACACGACGGCGGTTCGCCTCGAACAGACCGGCGCGTTCCGCCTCGGCGGTGCCGACGCCTCGTGGCGGCCGCTTGCTGCGACCCAGCACTACACGTCCGCGCCGCCCGGATTCGTCTGGGACGCGACCATCGACCTGGCGCCACTGCTCCCGGTCCGCGTGGTCGACGCCTACGTCGACGGTGCCGGCGTCCTGGAGGCCCGAGTGCTCTCCGCACTCCGGGTCGCAAGAGCGGGGCCGTCACCCGAGATGGACGCGGGCGAGCTGCTCCGGTACCTCGCCGAGGCCGTGTGGTTCCCGACCGCCCTCCTGCCCGGTAGCGGCGTCGAGTGGGAGGCCGTGAGCGACTCGGCGGCGCGGGCGAGACTCGAGCTTCTGGAAACCACCGCCACGGCCGTCTTCCACTTCGACGACGACGGGCTCGTCGAGCGAGTCACTGGCCACCGCTACCGCCAGGCCGCCGACGAGTACGCCCCCTGGACCGGCCGGTTCGAGGCGTACCGGGACCGGAACGGTCGGCTCGTGCCGACGCGGGCGTCGGTCGAGTGGGACCTCCCGGACGGGCCGGTGCCCTACTGGCGGGGAACCCTCGACGCCATCGAGCACCGGACCGAACGGGTGCGGTCCGCGCCGCGGCAGGCGACCCTCTCGGTGCGGTGA
- a CDS encoding DUF7576 family protein codes for MVDPTSDHHEDIDEEDAPNCATCGDPIANEVTHRVITWIEEGTVQTAHFCDEDCRMNWDTE; via the coding sequence ATGGTCGACCCGACATCGGATCACCACGAGGATATCGACGAGGAGGACGCGCCGAACTGTGCGACCTGTGGCGACCCCATCGCCAACGAAGTGACACACCGAGTCATCACGTGGATAGAGGAGGGGACCGTCCAGACGGCGCACTTCTGTGACGAGGACTGCCGGATGAACTGGGACACGGAGTAG
- the glmU gene encoding bifunctional sugar-1-phosphate nucleotidylyltransferase/acetyltransferase yields MQAVVLAAGEGTRMRPLTAQTPKPMLQVADRPLVAHTADTAVNAGADELIFVVGYEAADVRSYFGDTYRGVPVTFAVQEEQLGTADAVDAASAHLDGPFAVLNGDNLYDQASVSALFDAAPAIAAYRVEDPRNYGVLSTDGETVTGIVEKPDDPPTELANAGAYVFPAEARDWLDVPLSERGEREITDVLARVVDEYSVTAVEVAQWLDVGRPWELLEANEWKLADMERRIDGDVRGDADLRGTVVVEAGAVVEPGVTIEGPTLVESGAHVGPNAYIRGATLVGEDCHVGHGVEVKNTVVFAGSNVPHVSYVGDSVLGSDVNLGAGTQVANLRHDDDPVRMTVKGERVSTGRRKFGVVAGDGARTAINTSLNAGVVLSPGATTVPGESVTRDR; encoded by the coding sequence ATGCAAGCTGTCGTACTCGCGGCCGGCGAGGGGACTCGAATGCGGCCGTTGACCGCACAGACGCCGAAGCCGATGCTGCAGGTGGCCGACCGGCCGCTGGTCGCACACACAGCCGACACCGCCGTGAACGCGGGCGCCGACGAACTCATCTTCGTCGTCGGCTACGAGGCGGCCGACGTCCGGTCGTACTTCGGCGACACCTACCGGGGCGTCCCCGTGACCTTCGCCGTCCAGGAGGAGCAACTCGGGACGGCCGACGCCGTCGACGCCGCCAGTGCGCATCTGGACGGCCCCTTTGCCGTCCTGAACGGCGACAACCTCTACGACCAGGCGAGCGTCTCGGCGCTGTTCGACGCTGCCCCGGCCATCGCCGCCTACCGCGTCGAGGACCCGCGGAACTACGGTGTGCTCTCGACGGACGGCGAGACGGTGACCGGAATCGTCGAGAAGCCCGACGACCCGCCGACGGAGCTCGCGAACGCCGGCGCGTACGTCTTCCCCGCCGAAGCCCGGGACTGGCTGGACGTCCCGCTGAGCGAACGGGGCGAGCGCGAGATAACGGACGTCCTCGCGCGGGTCGTCGACGAGTACTCCGTAACGGCCGTCGAAGTAGCGCAGTGGCTCGACGTGGGCCGCCCGTGGGAACTGCTGGAGGCAAACGAGTGGAAGCTCGCGGACATGGAACGGCGCATCGACGGCGACGTGCGGGGCGACGCCGACCTCAGGGGCACCGTCGTCGTCGAAGCGGGAGCCGTCGTCGAACCGGGCGTCACCATCGAGGGGCCCACGCTCGTCGAGTCCGGCGCCCACGTCGGCCCGAACGCCTACATCCGGGGCGCGACGCTCGTCGGCGAGGACTGTCACGTCGGCCACGGCGTCGAGGTCAAGAACACCGTGGTGTTCGCGGGGTCGAACGTCCCGCACGTCTCGTACGTCGGGGACAGCGTCCTCGGCAGCGACGTCAACCTCGGTGCTGGCACGCAGGTGGCGAACCTCCGCCACGACGACGACCCGGTCCGGATGACCGTCAAGGGCGAGCGCGTCTCCACCGGCCGGCGGAAATTCGGCGTCGTCGCCGGCGACGGCGCGAGGACGGCCATCAACACCAGCCTCAACGCCGGGGTGGTCCTCTCCCCCGGGGCGACGACGGTGCCCGGCGAGAGCGTCACGCGCGACCGGTAG